In the Anaerosporomusa subterranea genome, one interval contains:
- a CDS encoding GatB/YqeY domain-containing protein → MTIKEKLVEDMKQAMKDKEAGKLRLSVVRMVRASIKNVEIDRRHELSEDETLEVLAREVKMRRDASEEFAKANRPDLVENLRKELEILMDYLPQQLSEDAVRSLVQEAVQVTNAAGPKDMGKVMAALMPKVKGRADGKIVNQFVREALNS, encoded by the coding sequence ATGACGATCAAGGAAAAACTGGTTGAAGACATGAAGCAGGCCATGAAAGATAAAGAAGCAGGAAAGCTACGGCTATCTGTCGTTCGTATGGTTCGGGCCAGCATCAAGAACGTCGAAATTGACCGGCGGCATGAGCTGTCTGAGGATGAAACGCTTGAGGTGCTGGCGCGTGAAGTTAAAATGCGCCGTGATGCGTCCGAGGAATTCGCTAAAGCCAATCGTCCCGATCTGGTGGAGAATTTGCGTAAAGAGCTCGAAATCTTGATGGATTATTTACCTCAACAACTCAGCGAAGACGCAGTCCGTTCACTGGTTCAGGAAGCCGTCCAGGTGACAAACGCAGCCGGACCGAAAGACATGGGCAAAGTAATGGCAGCGCTCATGCCGAAGGTTAAGGGCCGCGCTGACGGAAAAATTGTCAATCAGTTTGTGCGCGAAGCACTGAATAGTTAA
- the rpsU gene encoding 30S ribosomal protein S21 gives MSEVKVGKNETLDSALRRFKRTCQKAGVLSEVRKREHYEKPSVKRKKKSEAARKRKFKA, from the coding sequence ATGTCAGAAGTAAAAGTCGGTAAAAATGAGACCCTAGATAGCGCGCTCCGCCGTTTTAAACGCACCTGCCAAAAGGCTGGTGTTCTTTCCGAAGTGAGAAAACGCGAGCACTATGAGAAGCCCAGCGTTAAACGCAAGAAGAAGTCCGAAGCCGCTCGCAAACGGAAGTTCAAAGCCTAA
- a CDS encoding NfeD family protein — protein MLRKLYLLLVLFVLPWNIAAAAANQPVVVVSVKGEIDAGQTALIHRALLEAESQNAQALIMEIDTFGGLVDAAVSIRDRISDSPLKTICFVKNRAWSAGALIAIAHKHIAIVPGGSIGAAEPIPATEKTIAALKAEFSATAGKSGRDPRVAEAMVDKTLGLPGYAAPGQILALTDNQAKATGYADLVATDRAAVLNHFGLNGAPVVEYQQEWPEKLTGFLSNPTVKSLLLSVIFLAVMAEIKTAGMGVAALIGLVAAALFFGSQWLSGVAGWLEILLFMGGVLLIIIELYTPGMGFFGIAGIASIFSSIFLTLGGGVAALNILAVSLVIAIAVFLVILRRLPSSKLWSRLVLKDSEHTQQGYVSSQDYSAFLNKTGIVTSLLRPAGIVEIEGNWLDVVSEGQFIKPGVRVKVVSVTGNRIVVRPISSEQQ, from the coding sequence ATGCTGCGAAAACTTTACCTGCTCCTAGTTTTGTTCGTGTTGCCATGGAATATTGCCGCCGCTGCCGCCAATCAGCCGGTTGTGGTGGTCAGCGTAAAGGGCGAAATCGATGCTGGTCAAACTGCGTTGATCCACCGCGCGCTGTTAGAGGCCGAAAGTCAAAACGCGCAGGCCTTGATCATGGAAATTGACACCTTTGGCGGTTTGGTTGATGCTGCAGTCAGTATTCGTGATCGGATCAGCGATTCACCACTAAAAACCATCTGCTTTGTTAAAAATCGCGCTTGGTCTGCCGGCGCGCTGATTGCAATAGCTCATAAGCATATTGCAATTGTTCCTGGCGGCAGCATTGGCGCAGCTGAGCCGATTCCGGCCACCGAGAAGACGATTGCTGCGCTCAAGGCGGAGTTTTCGGCTACAGCCGGTAAATCGGGCCGTGATCCACGGGTTGCCGAGGCCATGGTTGACAAGACACTAGGATTGCCTGGCTATGCTGCACCAGGGCAAATACTGGCCTTGACCGACAATCAGGCAAAGGCAACCGGCTACGCCGATCTGGTGGCCACAGATCGCGCGGCAGTATTGAATCATTTTGGCCTGAACGGCGCGCCGGTTGTCGAATATCAGCAGGAATGGCCGGAGAAGCTAACAGGCTTCCTGTCTAATCCTACAGTGAAATCCTTGTTGCTTTCGGTTATATTCTTAGCGGTGATGGCCGAGATTAAGACTGCTGGCATGGGCGTGGCCGCTCTGATCGGACTGGTTGCGGCAGCGTTGTTTTTTGGTAGCCAATGGCTGTCCGGCGTGGCCGGTTGGTTGGAAATCCTGCTATTTATGGGTGGCGTTTTGCTGATTATCATTGAATTATACACACCGGGAATGGGCTTTTTTGGCATTGCCGGTATCGCCTCTATATTTTCCAGCATTTTCCTAACCTTGGGTGGAGGAGTGGCGGCGTTAAACATACTTGCTGTCAGCTTAGTGATTGCGATTGCTGTGTTTCTCGTCATCCTGCGCCGGCTTCCCTCCAGCAAGCTGTGGTCGCGGCTAGTGCTCAAAGACAGTGAACATACGCAGCAGGGCTATGTCAGCAGCCAAGATTATAGTGCCTTTCTTAACAAGACCGGCATTGTGACGAGTTTGCTGCGACCGGCAGGAATTGTTGAAATTGAAGGAAATTGGCTGGATGTGGTATCTGAAGGCCAATTTATTAAACCTGGAGTCCGCGTAAAGGTGGTGAGTGTGACCGGCAATCGAATTGTAGTCAGGCCAATTAGCTCGGAGCAACAGTAA